The proteins below come from a single Microtus pennsylvanicus isolate mMicPen1 chromosome 13, mMicPen1.hap1, whole genome shotgun sequence genomic window:
- the Mib2 gene encoding E3 ubiquitin-protein ligase MIB2 isoform X3: MDLDPHAGVQVGMRVVRGTDWKWGQQDGGEGGVGTVVELGRHGSPSTPDRTVVVQWDQGTRTNYRAGYQGAHDLLLYDNAQIGIRHPNIICDCCKKHGLRGMRWKCRVCFDYDLCTQCYMHNKHDLTHAFERYETSHSRPVSLSPRQGLPRIPLRGIFQGAKVVRGPDWEWGSQDGGEGKTGRVVDIRGWDVETGRSVASVTWADGTTNVYRVGHKGKVDLKCVGEAAGGFYYKEHLPKLGKPAELQRRVSVDGQPFQRGDKVKCLLDTDVLRDMQEGHGGWNPRMAEFIGQMGTVHRITDRGDVRVQFNHETRWTFHPGALTKHNSFWVGDVVRVIDDLDTVKRLQAGHGEWTDDMAPALGRVGKVLKVFGDGNLRVAVGGQRWTFSPSCLVAYRPEEDANLDVAERARENRSSLSVALDKLRTQKSDPEHPGRLVVEAALGNVARALDLLRRHPEQVDTKNQGRTALQVAAYLGQVELVQLLLQARASVDLLDDEGNTALHYAALGNQPEATRVLLSAGCGVDARNGTRSTALHVAVQRGFLEVVKTLCERGCDVNLPDAHADTPLHSAISAGAGASSIVEVLTEVPGIDVTATNSQGFTLLHHASLKGHVLAVRKILARARQLVDAKKEDGFTALHLAALNDHREVAQVLIREGRCDVNVRNRKLQSPLHLAVQQAHVGLVPLLVDAGCSVNTEDEEGDTALHIALQRHQLLPLVSDRAGGDPGPLQLLSRLQASGLPGSTELTVGAAVACFLALEGADVSYANHRGRSPLDLATEGRVLKALQGCAQRFRERQAGGGGSVPPGPRHVLSTPNTVTNLHVSGTAGPEAAECLVCSELALLVLFSPCQHRTVCEECARRMKKCIRCQVAISKKLRPDGSEVVNTIQVPGPPRQLVEELQSRYRQMEERITCPICIDSHIRLVFQCGHGACAPCGAALTACPICRQPIRDRIQIFV, from the exons ATGGACCTGGATCCCCACGCAGGTGTGCAGGTGGGCATGCGTGTGGTACGCGGAACAGACTGGAAGTGGGGCCAGCAGGATGGCGGTGAGGGCGGTGTGGGCACCGTGGTGGAGCTTGGCCGCCATGGCAGCCCCTCGACCCCCGACCGTACAGTTGTTGTCCAGTGGGACCAGGGCACACGTACCAACTATCGAGCTGGCTACCAAGGTGCCCATGACCTGCTGCTCTATGACAACGCCCAGATCG GTATCCGTCACCCCAACATCATCTGTGACTGCTGCAAGAAACACGGGCTTCGTGGCATGCGTTGGAAGTGCCGTGTCTGCTTTGACTATGACCTCTGTACGCAGTGCTACATGCACAACAAACATGACCTCACCCACGCCTTCGAGCGCTACGAGACATCCCACTCACGCCC GGTCTCACTGAGTCCCCGACAGGGCCTCCCTCGAATTCCACTGAGGGGCATCTTTCAGGGAGCAAAAGTGGTCCGAGGCCCTGACTGGGAATGGGGCTCCCAAGATG gtggggaagggaagacaGGCCGCGTGGTGGACATCCGTGGCTGGGATGTGGAGACAGGCCGAAGTGTGGCTAGCGTGACGTGGGCAGATGGAACCACCAACGTGTACCGCGTGGGCCACAAGGGCAAGGTGGACCTCAAGTGTGTTGGGGAGGCGGCTGGCGGCTTTTACTACAAGGAGCACCTCCCGAAGCTCG GCAAACCAGCAGAGCTTCAGCGCAGGGTGAGTGTCGATGGCCAGCCCTTCCAGCGTGGGGACAAGGTCAAGTGTCTGCTGGACACAGACGTCCTAAGGGACATGCAAGAAGGCCACGGTGGCTGGAACCCTAGGATGGCGGag TTTATCGGACAGATGGGCACCGTGCACCGCATCACAGACCGTGGGGACGTGCGTGTGCAGTTCAACCACGAGACCCGCTGGACCTTCCACCCTGGGGCTCTCACCAAG CACAACAGCTTCTGGGTGGGTGATGTGGTCCGGGTCATCGATGACCTTGACACTGTGAAGCGACTCCAGGCTGGACATGGCGAATGGACGGATGACATGGCTCCC GCCCTGGGCCGTGTGGGGAAAGTGCTGAAGGTGTTTGGAGACGGAAACTTGCGTGTGGCAGTCGGCGGTCAACGGTGGACCTTTAGCCCCTCCTGCCTAGTGGCCTACCGGCCCGAGGAAGACGCCAACTTGGACGTGGCTGAGCGTGCCAGAGAGAACAGAA GCTCACTGAGTGTGGCCCTGGACAAGCTCCGGACCCAGAAGAGTGACCCAGAGCATCCAGGGAGGCTGGTAGTAGAGGCTGCACTGGGAAATGTAGCCCGGGCTCTGGATCTACTGCGGAGGCACccagagcag GTGGACACCAAGAACCAGGGCAGGACCGCCCTCCAGGTGGCTGCTTACCTGGGCCAGGTAGAGCTGGTGCAGTTGCTGCTGCAGGCAAGGGCTAGTGTGGACCTGCTGGACGATGAGGGCAACACTGCGCTCCACTACGCAGCTCTGGG GAACCAGCCTGAGGCCACAAGGGTGCTCCTGAGTGCAGGATGTGGGGTTGACGCTCGAAATGGCACACGCAGCACAGCCCTGCATGTGGCTGTGCAGAGGGGCTTCCTAGAGGTGGTAAAGACCTTGTGTGAGCGTGGTTGTGATGTCAACTTGCCG GATGCCCACGCGGACACGCCCCTGCATTCTGCCATCTCTGCAGGTGCCGGTGCCAGCAGCATTGTTGAAGTCCTCACCGAGGTGCCTGGTATCGATGTCACTGCTACCAATAGCCAGGGCTTTACATTGCTGCACCATGCGTCCCTCAAGGGCCATGTGCT GGCAGTCAGAAAGATTCTGGCACGGGCACGGCAGCTGGTGGATGCCAAGAAGGAGGATGGCTTCACCGCACTGCACCTGGCAGCTCTCAATGACCACCGTGAGGTGGCCCAGGTCCTAATCCGAGAG GGCCGTTGCGATGTGAACGTGCGCAACCGGAAGCTTCAGTCTCCGCTGCATCTGGCTGTGCAGCAGGCCCACGTGGGGCTGGTTCCGCTGCTGGTGGATGCCGGCTGCAGCGTCAACACTGAGGATGAGGAGGGAGACACAGCCCTGCACATCGCCTTGCAGCGGCACCAGCTGTTGCCCTTGGTGTCTGACAGGGCTGGGGGGGACCCAGGGCCCTTGCAGCTGCTGTCAAGG CTACAGGCCTCAGGCCTCCCAGGCAGCACAGAGTTGACCGTAGGCGCGGCAGTGGCCTGCTTCTTGGCACTGGAGGGTGCTGACGTGAGCTACGCAAACCACCGTGGCAGGAGCCCACTGGACCTGGCCACGGAAGGCCGAGTGCTCAAGGCTTTGCAGGGCTGTGCCCAGCGCTTCCG GGAGCGACAGGCAGGTGGCGGTGGGAGTGTGCCCCCGGGCCCCCGGCACGTGCTGAGCACCCCTAACACCGTGACGAACCTGCATGTGTCTGGCACGGCAGGGCCAGAAGCTGCCGAGTGCTTGGTGTGCTCGGAGCTGGCGCTGCTGGTTCTGTTCTCGCCGTGTCAGCACCGCACCGTGTGTGAGG AGTGCGCTCGGAGGATGAAGAAGTGCATCAGGTGCCAGGTGGCCATCAGCAAGAAGCTGCGCCCAG atggctcagaggtggtAAACACCATCCAGGTACCCGGTCCTCCTCGGCAGCTGGTGGAGGAGCTCCAGAGCCGCTACCGGCAGATGGAGGAGCGCATCACCTGCCCCATCTGCATCGACAGCCACATCCGCCTAGTGTTCCAGTGCGGCCACGGGGCATGCGCGCCCTGTGGCGCTGCTCTCACCGCCTGCCCCATCTGCCGCCAGCCCATCCGCGACCGCATTCAGATCTTCGTGTGA
- the Mib2 gene encoding E3 ubiquitin-protein ligase MIB2 isoform X1: protein MDLDPHAGVQVGMRVVRGTDWKWGQQDGGEGGVGTVVELGRHGSPSTPDRTVVVQWDQGTRTNYRAGYQGAHDLLLYDNAQIGIRHPNIICDCCKKHGLRGMRWKCRVCFDYDLCTQCYMHNKHDLTHAFERYETSHSRPVSLSPRQGLPRIPLRGIFQGAKVVRGPDWEWGSQDGGEGKTGRVVDIRGWDVETGRSVASVTWADGTTNVYRVGHKGKVDLKCVGEAAGGFYYKEHLPKLGKPAELQRRVSVDGQPFQRGDKVKCLLDTDVLRDMQEGHGGWNPRMAEFIGQMGTVHRITDRGDVRVQFNHETRWTFHPGALTKHNSFWVGDVVRVIDDLDTVKRLQAGHGEWTDDMAPALGRVGKVLKVFGDGNLRVAVGGQRWTFSPSCLVAYRPEEDANLDVAERARENRSAASASVAGGRKGSPWPALTSTLPPGSLSVALDKLRTQKSDPEHPGRLVVEAALGNVARALDLLRRHPEQVDTKNQGRTALQVAAYLGQVELVQLLLQARASVDLLDDEGNTALHYAALGNQPEATRVLLSAGCGVDARNGTRSTALHVAVQRGFLEVVKTLCERGCDVNLPDAHADTPLHSAISAGAGASSIVEVLTEVPGIDVTATNSQGFTLLHHASLKGHVLAVRKILARARQLVDAKKEDGFTALHLAALNDHREVAQVLIREGRCDVNVRNRKLQSPLHLAVQQAHVGLVPLLVDAGCSVNTEDEEGDTALHIALQRHQLLPLVSDRAGGDPGPLQLLSRLQASGLPGSTELTVGAAVACFLALEGADVSYANHRGRSPLDLATEGRVLKALQGCAQRFRERQAGGGGSVPPGPRHVLSTPNTVTNLHVSGTAGPEAAECLVCSELALLVLFSPCQHRTVCEECARRMKKCIRCQVAISKKLRPDGSEVVNTIQVPGPPRQLVEELQSRYRQMEERITCPICIDSHIRLVFQCGHGACAPCGAALTACPICRQPIRDRIQIFV, encoded by the exons ATGGACCTGGATCCCCACGCAGGTGTGCAGGTGGGCATGCGTGTGGTACGCGGAACAGACTGGAAGTGGGGCCAGCAGGATGGCGGTGAGGGCGGTGTGGGCACCGTGGTGGAGCTTGGCCGCCATGGCAGCCCCTCGACCCCCGACCGTACAGTTGTTGTCCAGTGGGACCAGGGCACACGTACCAACTATCGAGCTGGCTACCAAGGTGCCCATGACCTGCTGCTCTATGACAACGCCCAGATCG GTATCCGTCACCCCAACATCATCTGTGACTGCTGCAAGAAACACGGGCTTCGTGGCATGCGTTGGAAGTGCCGTGTCTGCTTTGACTATGACCTCTGTACGCAGTGCTACATGCACAACAAACATGACCTCACCCACGCCTTCGAGCGCTACGAGACATCCCACTCACGCCC GGTCTCACTGAGTCCCCGACAGGGCCTCCCTCGAATTCCACTGAGGGGCATCTTTCAGGGAGCAAAAGTGGTCCGAGGCCCTGACTGGGAATGGGGCTCCCAAGATG gtggggaagggaagacaGGCCGCGTGGTGGACATCCGTGGCTGGGATGTGGAGACAGGCCGAAGTGTGGCTAGCGTGACGTGGGCAGATGGAACCACCAACGTGTACCGCGTGGGCCACAAGGGCAAGGTGGACCTCAAGTGTGTTGGGGAGGCGGCTGGCGGCTTTTACTACAAGGAGCACCTCCCGAAGCTCG GCAAACCAGCAGAGCTTCAGCGCAGGGTGAGTGTCGATGGCCAGCCCTTCCAGCGTGGGGACAAGGTCAAGTGTCTGCTGGACACAGACGTCCTAAGGGACATGCAAGAAGGCCACGGTGGCTGGAACCCTAGGATGGCGGag TTTATCGGACAGATGGGCACCGTGCACCGCATCACAGACCGTGGGGACGTGCGTGTGCAGTTCAACCACGAGACCCGCTGGACCTTCCACCCTGGGGCTCTCACCAAG CACAACAGCTTCTGGGTGGGTGATGTGGTCCGGGTCATCGATGACCTTGACACTGTGAAGCGACTCCAGGCTGGACATGGCGAATGGACGGATGACATGGCTCCC GCCCTGGGCCGTGTGGGGAAAGTGCTGAAGGTGTTTGGAGACGGAAACTTGCGTGTGGCAGTCGGCGGTCAACGGTGGACCTTTAGCCCCTCCTGCCTAGTGGCCTACCGGCCCGAGGAAGACGCCAACTTGGACGTGGCTGAGCGTGCCAGAGAGAACAGAAGTGCGGCATCAGCCTCAGTGGCCGGTGGGAGGAAGGGCAGCCCCTGGCCGGCACTTACCTCAACCCTGCCCCCAGGCTCACTGAGTGTGGCCCTGGACAAGCTCCGGACCCAGAAGAGTGACCCAGAGCATCCAGGGAGGCTGGTAGTAGAGGCTGCACTGGGAAATGTAGCCCGGGCTCTGGATCTACTGCGGAGGCACccagagcag GTGGACACCAAGAACCAGGGCAGGACCGCCCTCCAGGTGGCTGCTTACCTGGGCCAGGTAGAGCTGGTGCAGTTGCTGCTGCAGGCAAGGGCTAGTGTGGACCTGCTGGACGATGAGGGCAACACTGCGCTCCACTACGCAGCTCTGGG GAACCAGCCTGAGGCCACAAGGGTGCTCCTGAGTGCAGGATGTGGGGTTGACGCTCGAAATGGCACACGCAGCACAGCCCTGCATGTGGCTGTGCAGAGGGGCTTCCTAGAGGTGGTAAAGACCTTGTGTGAGCGTGGTTGTGATGTCAACTTGCCG GATGCCCACGCGGACACGCCCCTGCATTCTGCCATCTCTGCAGGTGCCGGTGCCAGCAGCATTGTTGAAGTCCTCACCGAGGTGCCTGGTATCGATGTCACTGCTACCAATAGCCAGGGCTTTACATTGCTGCACCATGCGTCCCTCAAGGGCCATGTGCT GGCAGTCAGAAAGATTCTGGCACGGGCACGGCAGCTGGTGGATGCCAAGAAGGAGGATGGCTTCACCGCACTGCACCTGGCAGCTCTCAATGACCACCGTGAGGTGGCCCAGGTCCTAATCCGAGAG GGCCGTTGCGATGTGAACGTGCGCAACCGGAAGCTTCAGTCTCCGCTGCATCTGGCTGTGCAGCAGGCCCACGTGGGGCTGGTTCCGCTGCTGGTGGATGCCGGCTGCAGCGTCAACACTGAGGATGAGGAGGGAGACACAGCCCTGCACATCGCCTTGCAGCGGCACCAGCTGTTGCCCTTGGTGTCTGACAGGGCTGGGGGGGACCCAGGGCCCTTGCAGCTGCTGTCAAGG CTACAGGCCTCAGGCCTCCCAGGCAGCACAGAGTTGACCGTAGGCGCGGCAGTGGCCTGCTTCTTGGCACTGGAGGGTGCTGACGTGAGCTACGCAAACCACCGTGGCAGGAGCCCACTGGACCTGGCCACGGAAGGCCGAGTGCTCAAGGCTTTGCAGGGCTGTGCCCAGCGCTTCCG GGAGCGACAGGCAGGTGGCGGTGGGAGTGTGCCCCCGGGCCCCCGGCACGTGCTGAGCACCCCTAACACCGTGACGAACCTGCATGTGTCTGGCACGGCAGGGCCAGAAGCTGCCGAGTGCTTGGTGTGCTCGGAGCTGGCGCTGCTGGTTCTGTTCTCGCCGTGTCAGCACCGCACCGTGTGTGAGG AGTGCGCTCGGAGGATGAAGAAGTGCATCAGGTGCCAGGTGGCCATCAGCAAGAAGCTGCGCCCAG atggctcagaggtggtAAACACCATCCAGGTACCCGGTCCTCCTCGGCAGCTGGTGGAGGAGCTCCAGAGCCGCTACCGGCAGATGGAGGAGCGCATCACCTGCCCCATCTGCATCGACAGCCACATCCGCCTAGTGTTCCAGTGCGGCCACGGGGCATGCGCGCCCTGTGGCGCTGCTCTCACCGCCTGCCCCATCTGCCGCCAGCCCATCCGCGACCGCATTCAGATCTTCGTGTGA
- the Mib2 gene encoding E3 ubiquitin-protein ligase MIB2 isoform X8: MRWKCRVCFDYDLCTQCYMHNKHDLTHAFERYETSHSRPVSLSPRQGLPRIPLRGIFQGAKVVRGPDWEWGSQDGGEGKTGRVVDIRGWDVETGRSVASVTWADGTTNVYRVGHKGKVDLKCVGEAAGGFYYKEHLPKLGKPAELQRRVSVDGQPFQRGDKVKCLLDTDVLRDMQEGHGGWNPRMAEFIGQMGTVHRITDRGDVRVQFNHETRWTFHPGALTKHNSFWVGDVVRVIDDLDTVKRLQAGHGEWTDDMAPALGRVGKVLKVFGDGNLRVAVGGQRWTFSPSCLVAYRPEEDANLDVAERARENRSSLSVALDKLRTQKSDPEHPGRLVVEAALGNVARALDLLRRHPEQVDTKNQGRTALQVAAYLGQVELVQLLLQARASVDLLDDEGNTALHYAALGNQPEATRVLLSAGCGVDARNGTRSTALHVAVQRGFLEVVKTLCERGCDVNLPDAHADTPLHSAISAGAGASSIVEVLTEVPGIDVTATNSQGFTLLHHASLKGHVLAVRKILARARQLVDAKKEDGFTALHLAALNDHREVAQVLIREGRCDVNVRNRKLQSPLHLAVQQAHVGLVPLLVDAGCSVNTEDEEGDTALHIALQRHQLLPLVSDRAGGDPGPLQLLSRLQASGLPGSTELTVGAAVACFLALEGADVSYANHRGRSPLDLATEGRVLKALQGCAQRFRERQAGGGGSVPPGPRHVLSTPNTVTNLHVSGTAGPEAAECLVCSELALLVLFSPCQHRTVCEECARRMKKCIRCQVAISKKLRPDGSEVVNTIQVPGPPRQLVEELQSRYRQMEERITCPICIDSHIRLVFQCGHGACAPCGAALTACPICRQPIRDRIQIFV, encoded by the exons ATGCGTTGGAAGTGCCGTGTCTGCTTTGACTATGACCTCTGTACGCAGTGCTACATGCACAACAAACATGACCTCACCCACGCCTTCGAGCGCTACGAGACATCCCACTCACGCCC GGTCTCACTGAGTCCCCGACAGGGCCTCCCTCGAATTCCACTGAGGGGCATCTTTCAGGGAGCAAAAGTGGTCCGAGGCCCTGACTGGGAATGGGGCTCCCAAGATG gtggggaagggaagacaGGCCGCGTGGTGGACATCCGTGGCTGGGATGTGGAGACAGGCCGAAGTGTGGCTAGCGTGACGTGGGCAGATGGAACCACCAACGTGTACCGCGTGGGCCACAAGGGCAAGGTGGACCTCAAGTGTGTTGGGGAGGCGGCTGGCGGCTTTTACTACAAGGAGCACCTCCCGAAGCTCG GCAAACCAGCAGAGCTTCAGCGCAGGGTGAGTGTCGATGGCCAGCCCTTCCAGCGTGGGGACAAGGTCAAGTGTCTGCTGGACACAGACGTCCTAAGGGACATGCAAGAAGGCCACGGTGGCTGGAACCCTAGGATGGCGGag TTTATCGGACAGATGGGCACCGTGCACCGCATCACAGACCGTGGGGACGTGCGTGTGCAGTTCAACCACGAGACCCGCTGGACCTTCCACCCTGGGGCTCTCACCAAG CACAACAGCTTCTGGGTGGGTGATGTGGTCCGGGTCATCGATGACCTTGACACTGTGAAGCGACTCCAGGCTGGACATGGCGAATGGACGGATGACATGGCTCCC GCCCTGGGCCGTGTGGGGAAAGTGCTGAAGGTGTTTGGAGACGGAAACTTGCGTGTGGCAGTCGGCGGTCAACGGTGGACCTTTAGCCCCTCCTGCCTAGTGGCCTACCGGCCCGAGGAAGACGCCAACTTGGACGTGGCTGAGCGTGCCAGAGAGAACAGAA GCTCACTGAGTGTGGCCCTGGACAAGCTCCGGACCCAGAAGAGTGACCCAGAGCATCCAGGGAGGCTGGTAGTAGAGGCTGCACTGGGAAATGTAGCCCGGGCTCTGGATCTACTGCGGAGGCACccagagcag GTGGACACCAAGAACCAGGGCAGGACCGCCCTCCAGGTGGCTGCTTACCTGGGCCAGGTAGAGCTGGTGCAGTTGCTGCTGCAGGCAAGGGCTAGTGTGGACCTGCTGGACGATGAGGGCAACACTGCGCTCCACTACGCAGCTCTGGG GAACCAGCCTGAGGCCACAAGGGTGCTCCTGAGTGCAGGATGTGGGGTTGACGCTCGAAATGGCACACGCAGCACAGCCCTGCATGTGGCTGTGCAGAGGGGCTTCCTAGAGGTGGTAAAGACCTTGTGTGAGCGTGGTTGTGATGTCAACTTGCCG GATGCCCACGCGGACACGCCCCTGCATTCTGCCATCTCTGCAGGTGCCGGTGCCAGCAGCATTGTTGAAGTCCTCACCGAGGTGCCTGGTATCGATGTCACTGCTACCAATAGCCAGGGCTTTACATTGCTGCACCATGCGTCCCTCAAGGGCCATGTGCT GGCAGTCAGAAAGATTCTGGCACGGGCACGGCAGCTGGTGGATGCCAAGAAGGAGGATGGCTTCACCGCACTGCACCTGGCAGCTCTCAATGACCACCGTGAGGTGGCCCAGGTCCTAATCCGAGAG GGCCGTTGCGATGTGAACGTGCGCAACCGGAAGCTTCAGTCTCCGCTGCATCTGGCTGTGCAGCAGGCCCACGTGGGGCTGGTTCCGCTGCTGGTGGATGCCGGCTGCAGCGTCAACACTGAGGATGAGGAGGGAGACACAGCCCTGCACATCGCCTTGCAGCGGCACCAGCTGTTGCCCTTGGTGTCTGACAGGGCTGGGGGGGACCCAGGGCCCTTGCAGCTGCTGTCAAGG CTACAGGCCTCAGGCCTCCCAGGCAGCACAGAGTTGACCGTAGGCGCGGCAGTGGCCTGCTTCTTGGCACTGGAGGGTGCTGACGTGAGCTACGCAAACCACCGTGGCAGGAGCCCACTGGACCTGGCCACGGAAGGCCGAGTGCTCAAGGCTTTGCAGGGCTGTGCCCAGCGCTTCCG GGAGCGACAGGCAGGTGGCGGTGGGAGTGTGCCCCCGGGCCCCCGGCACGTGCTGAGCACCCCTAACACCGTGACGAACCTGCATGTGTCTGGCACGGCAGGGCCAGAAGCTGCCGAGTGCTTGGTGTGCTCGGAGCTGGCGCTGCTGGTTCTGTTCTCGCCGTGTCAGCACCGCACCGTGTGTGAGG AGTGCGCTCGGAGGATGAAGAAGTGCATCAGGTGCCAGGTGGCCATCAGCAAGAAGCTGCGCCCAG atggctcagaggtggtAAACACCATCCAGGTACCCGGTCCTCCTCGGCAGCTGGTGGAGGAGCTCCAGAGCCGCTACCGGCAGATGGAGGAGCGCATCACCTGCCCCATCTGCATCGACAGCCACATCCGCCTAGTGTTCCAGTGCGGCCACGGGGCATGCGCGCCCTGTGGCGCTGCTCTCACCGCCTGCCCCATCTGCCGCCAGCCCATCCGCGACCGCATTCAGATCTTCGTGTGA